In a single window of the Pseudodesulfovibrio profundus genome:
- the yihA gene encoding ribosome biogenesis GTP-binding protein YihA/YsxC translates to MNRTIELVKTIYEIKQLEDVDEPQIALAGRSNVGKSSLVNRLAGRKKLAKISSKPGKTRSLNYYRVNPDGYYIVDLPGYGYAKCSKTEREKWAKLIEAYIRDNRQLKAVAVLLDSRLTPQKIDMELTSYLAKLGIPIIPILTKSDKPKQRERAKLQNQWKDILQQDKLPLCFSSKTGMGESKLWDIFTDYAIDD, encoded by the coding sequence ATGAACCGAACAATTGAGTTAGTCAAAACCATATACGAAATCAAGCAACTTGAAGACGTTGATGAGCCACAGATCGCACTGGCAGGCCGTTCCAACGTTGGTAAGTCTTCTCTGGTCAACCGCCTTGCCGGCCGTAAAAAGCTAGCAAAAATCAGTTCCAAGCCAGGTAAAACAAGAAGTTTGAATTACTATCGCGTCAATCCTGATGGCTACTATATCGTTGACCTACCAGGATATGGTTATGCGAAGTGTTCAAAAACCGAACGCGAAAAGTGGGCCAAACTGATTGAAGCGTATATCCGCGACAATCGTCAGTTAAAGGCTGTCGCCGTCCTTCTGGACTCACGCCTTACTCCGCAAAAAATTGATATGGAATTAACCTCATATCTTGCGAAACTCGGCATTCCCATTATTCCGATACTGACCAAGTCGGATAAACCCAAGCAACGGGAAAGAGCCAAGCTTCAAAACCAGTGGAAAGACATTCTCCAGCAGGACAAGCTGCCATTATGCTTTTCCAGTAAAACTGGCATGGGAGAATCCAAGTTGTGGGATATCTTTACCGATTACGCGATTGATGACTAA
- a CDS encoding LptF/LptG family permease, translating to MTMFGVLSRYLIRQNLYLMAICLSVGTCIYLLSDVFDRLDDFIRAGLGAETILFYFFVKIPLIVSQLMPAIFLLAMVIQLGVLSRSKEMLALRAGGVSFAWFIRFFLLYAIIWSFGQLVFSQFLGVFGEVEANRIWKEDVRNKQIDELSIKGLWFRDGPFIVYADAAHPAKSRADNVTVYEFATDNQELIRILTAKKALIDDNGWGLLDVHELDTRTFVSQERTSQFLSVRQNLKAYAAVELKGDKAQLPLLELTQAIKKLEESGSNVEILKTVWHGKWSYAFSMAVMALLALMLATLSENVYANIGFSLILIFVQYGVHVVGATAGEKGVLPPFLAAWMGNIVMGGAASLRLLWVAMPGFSVTVKSWFGRA from the coding sequence ATGACAATGTTCGGCGTTTTAAGTCGATATTTGATTCGACAGAATCTCTATTTGATGGCGATTTGCTTGTCAGTAGGCACGTGCATCTACCTGCTTTCAGATGTTTTTGATCGCTTGGATGATTTTATCCGTGCTGGTTTGGGTGCTGAGACTATTCTTTTTTACTTCTTTGTGAAAATACCTTTGATTGTTTCCCAGTTGATGCCTGCCATTTTTCTTTTAGCCATGGTCATCCAGCTCGGAGTGCTATCGCGAAGCAAGGAGATGCTTGCCTTACGTGCCGGCGGCGTATCCTTTGCTTGGTTTATTCGATTTTTCCTGCTTTATGCCATCATATGGAGCTTTGGACAGCTCGTTTTCTCTCAGTTTCTTGGTGTATTCGGCGAAGTTGAAGCCAATCGGATATGGAAAGAGGATGTTCGAAACAAGCAGATAGACGAACTTTCCATCAAGGGTTTGTGGTTTCGAGATGGCCCTTTCATAGTGTATGCAGATGCAGCACATCCTGCCAAAAGCAGGGCTGATAATGTGACGGTGTATGAGTTTGCAACGGATAACCAAGAGTTAATTCGTATCCTGACGGCAAAAAAAGCGCTTATTGATGATAATGGCTGGGGCTTGCTTGATGTGCACGAGCTGGACACCAGGACGTTTGTTTCGCAAGAGCGAACATCGCAGTTCCTGTCTGTACGACAAAACCTGAAAGCGTATGCTGCAGTCGAGTTAAAAGGCGATAAGGCGCAATTGCCTCTCTTGGAGTTGACGCAAGCTATCAAGAAGTTGGAAGAGTCCGGTTCCAATGTAGAGATTCTGAAAACGGTTTGGCATGGCAAGTGGTCCTATGCCTTTTCCATGGCTGTCATGGCACTACTTGCTCTCATGCTCGCAACACTCTCTGAAAATGTGTATGCAAACATTGGCTTTTCACTAATACTGATATTTGTTCAGTATGGTGTTCATGTTGTGGGAGCCACAGCAGGAGAAAAGGGGGTATTACCCCCATTTCTGGCTGCATGGATGGGAAATATCGTGATGGGAGGGGCTGCGTCTTTACGCCTTTTGTGGGTAGCTATGCCCGGCTTCAGTGTTACGGTCAAAAGCTGGTTTGGGCGAGCATAA
- the lptF gene encoding LPS export ABC transporter permease LptF, translating into MKILHKQIFGELLKLFGLTVSCLLGLILIGRMLQLRTLFLSQNIGFLNILELFFYLTPFFLLLIMPISTMLSVFLTFLRMSTDNELTALKASGVSLYRMLPAPVLFCTICTVFTFIISIWGLAWGMDMFKVTLYESARKHSKFSLQPGVFNKEFSGLTFYAHQVDNEKGKLKFAFVRDQTKHGASVVVVAPDAEIISRPESAEVDIVFHKGKIFRQNNDELNVLKFGTYSVRLDLGKLLGDFSFSEVKAKDMPLSQLVEIRDDPSKAPPGASDRFHRKVDTEYFKRLTLPLGCLILGMFAIPIAYVFRGLKQQYGLVLSMGLFLVYYSMFSVSVSMGESGSIPPIYGMWAPNIMYVIIALLGMKYANEERTLPIVEWGTHIADKIKGRVG; encoded by the coding sequence GTGAAAATTCTCCATAAACAAATATTTGGCGAACTGCTGAAGTTGTTCGGCCTGACTGTGTCGTGCCTTTTGGGCCTGATACTCATTGGCCGTATGCTGCAATTGCGTACATTGTTTTTGTCGCAGAACATCGGCTTTTTGAACATTCTTGAATTGTTCTTTTATCTGACACCGTTCTTCCTCCTGTTGATAATGCCCATTTCGACCATGCTGAGTGTTTTCCTGACATTTCTGCGCATGAGTACGGATAACGAGTTGACAGCGTTGAAGGCGAGTGGTGTGTCGCTGTATCGGATGCTTCCTGCTCCAGTGCTTTTCTGTACAATTTGTACAGTTTTCACTTTCATAATCTCCATATGGGGATTGGCTTGGGGTATGGATATGTTTAAAGTAACACTTTATGAATCCGCCAGAAAACACTCAAAGTTTTCTCTACAGCCAGGTGTTTTTAATAAAGAGTTCAGCGGGTTAACTTTTTATGCTCATCAAGTCGATAATGAGAAGGGCAAGCTGAAATTCGCATTTGTACGAGATCAAACAAAGCATGGAGCGTCTGTTGTTGTAGTGGCGCCCGACGCAGAAATCATTTCTCGTCCAGAGTCTGCTGAAGTGGATATTGTTTTTCATAAAGGGAAAATTTTTAGACAGAATAATGACGAATTGAATGTGTTGAAATTCGGTACATATTCAGTTCGCCTGGACTTGGGCAAGCTGCTGGGAGACTTCAGTTTTTCTGAAGTTAAGGCGAAAGACATGCCTTTGTCTCAACTGGTGGAAATCCGTGATGACCCTTCTAAAGCTCCGCCTGGGGCATCGGATAGATTTCACCGTAAGGTTGATACCGAGTATTTCAAACGGCTGACCCTGCCCCTTGGGTGTCTTATTCTCGGGATGTTCGCAATTCCAATTGCTTATGTCTTTAGAGGGTTGAAACAACAATACGGGCTTGTTCTTTCGATGGGACTCTTTCTTGTCTACTATTCCATGTTTTCCGTTAGTGTCAGCATGGGCGAATCTGGCTCAATCCCTCCGATTTACGGTATGTGGGCACCCAACATCATGTATGTGATCATAGCTCTTCTTGGGATGAAGTACGCGAACGAAGAACGTACGTTGCCGATAGTAGAGTGGGGAACTCACATCGCAGACAAAATCAAAGGGAGAGTTGGATGA
- a CDS encoding undecaprenyl-diphosphate phosphatase, with the protein MESWYVAVILGIVEGLTEFLPISSTGHLIVTGHLLGFTGPKAETFDVVIQLGAILAVVVLYYDRFMGLLKTDPTKAFSGPRGIWLLVLTSIPASVIGLLAHSYIKAHLFSPTTVAIALAVGAIMIFVVEGRDKEEKTTNLDEITPALAFGIGCFQCLALWPGFSRSAVTIMGGMILGAGRKVAAEYSFIAAVPIMFAATGYDFLKSYSLFAADDLIFLGIGFFVSFISAWIAIKGFIYLLGKLTLRPFAVYRLAIAPLIILFL; encoded by the coding sequence ATGGAATCATGGTATGTGGCGGTTATTCTTGGGATCGTTGAGGGACTCACTGAGTTTCTTCCCATATCCAGCACAGGTCATCTCATTGTAACAGGCCATCTGCTAGGCTTCACAGGCCCCAAAGCAGAAACATTTGACGTCGTCATCCAGTTGGGTGCCATTCTGGCTGTCGTGGTTCTGTATTATGATCGATTTATGGGCCTGCTCAAGACCGATCCTACAAAAGCCTTTTCCGGGCCTCGTGGTATATGGTTGCTTGTACTAACGTCAATACCAGCGTCCGTTATTGGACTGTTGGCTCACTCATACATAAAAGCTCATCTCTTTTCGCCGACGACAGTCGCCATAGCTCTTGCGGTGGGAGCAATTATGATCTTCGTAGTTGAAGGTCGCGACAAGGAAGAAAAAACCACTAACCTGGATGAAATAACCCCGGCACTCGCCTTTGGCATTGGCTGCTTTCAATGTTTGGCACTCTGGCCCGGGTTCTCCCGCTCAGCAGTGACAATCATGGGCGGGATGATCCTTGGAGCAGGCAGAAAGGTTGCAGCGGAATACTCTTTTATAGCTGCGGTTCCCATTATGTTTGCGGCTACAGGGTATGACTTTCTCAAAAGTTATTCCTTGTTTGCAGCTGACGATCTGATCTTTCTTGGAATTGGCTTCTTTGTTTCATTCATCTCGGCATGGATAGCTATCAAAGGCTTCATTTACCTTTTAGGCAAGCTGACACTGCGTCCCTTCGCCGTTTACAGGCTGGCAATTGCTCCGTTGATCATCTTGTTTTTGTAG
- a CDS encoding tetratricopeptide repeat protein yields MGLYYEATGEISEELRPLHDKAESDDIEAQYQLGKAYYEGSYGVQNTSEAIEWLTKAASSGHMIAKYELGKLYADRNYHSFSCEKSFHWLNSSIEDGNISGKLSLANFYTNGICADKDYEKAFDILIEAANDGVVKAQYLVGLMLSEGVGVERSNTRAVNWLELASQGGSAKAKQSLAKMRINEHEPKLPAEK; encoded by the coding sequence GTGGGGCTGTACTATGAGGCAACCGGTGAAATAAGTGAAGAATTACGCCCCCTTCATGACAAGGCTGAATCCGATGATATTGAAGCGCAGTACCAGCTAGGGAAAGCCTACTATGAGGGATCATATGGAGTGCAGAACACAAGTGAAGCTATTGAATGGCTAACTAAAGCAGCTAGTAGTGGCCACATGATTGCTAAGTATGAGTTAGGCAAGCTATATGCCGACAGAAACTATCATTCGTTTAGTTGCGAGAAGTCATTTCATTGGCTCAATTCTTCAATAGAGGATGGGAACATTTCTGGAAAGCTCAGCTTGGCCAATTTCTATACTAATGGAATCTGTGCAGACAAGGACTATGAAAAAGCATTCGACATACTAATCGAAGCTGCTAATGACGGTGTTGTAAAGGCCCAATATCTTGTCGGTTTAATGCTCTCTGAGGGGGTTGGAGTAGAAAGAAGCAACACTAGGGCTGTCAATTGGCTTGAACTGGCATCGCAAGGTGGAAGCGCAAAGGCAAAGCAATCTCTGGCGAAAATGAGGATCAACGAGCACGAACCGAAACTTCCTGCCGAAAAGTGA
- a CDS encoding IS4 family transposase produces MAHANTIFHQVLSLIPRTEFEALAKKYSTGRAFRSFSRWNQFACLLFIHLAGRQSMRDGIRSLGANIRQMYHLGLRSVARSTFADANSKRPAEFFQAIFGKLYQRCSSVAPGHKFRFKAKLYSFDSSVIKLCLSAFPWASYRAKRGGLKIHTVLDHDGYLPAFVRVTNARLHDSKMVKMLRLPKGSIAVFDKAYINYSWFRTLSASGLFFVTRLKTNAVYKVLKRNPVRKSTGVTSDHVIVVFSQDKELHLRRVGYRDPETGKFYEFLTNHLNLSAKTIADIYKERWQIETFFRLIKQNLRLKSFVGTSENAVLSQIYVAMIAYLMLAWLKFKSSVAFSLQEMFQLLQVNLFDRREMEDIFKPPDAFHDNINNDYRLLSYVA; encoded by the coding sequence ATGGCTCATGCTAACACAATCTTTCATCAAGTGCTATCCCTGATCCCTCGGACTGAATTCGAAGCCCTGGCCAAAAAGTACAGTACCGGCAGGGCGTTCCGGAGTTTTTCCCGGTGGAACCAGTTCGCATGCCTGCTCTTCATCCACCTTGCAGGTCGCCAAAGCATGCGTGACGGCATCCGCAGCCTGGGTGCCAACATCAGGCAAATGTATCATCTGGGGCTGCGCAGCGTGGCACGCTCGACCTTTGCCGATGCCAACTCCAAGCGGCCAGCGGAGTTCTTTCAGGCGATTTTCGGCAAGCTCTACCAGCGTTGCTCGTCCGTGGCTCCTGGGCATAAGTTCCGCTTCAAAGCCAAACTCTACAGCTTCGATTCCTCGGTCATCAAGCTCTGCCTGTCCGCCTTTCCATGGGCATCCTATCGGGCTAAAAGGGGTGGCCTCAAAATCCATACAGTCCTCGATCACGACGGATACCTGCCTGCCTTTGTCCGTGTCACCAATGCCCGACTTCATGACTCCAAGATGGTCAAGATGCTCAGGCTCCCCAAGGGGTCCATCGCCGTCTTCGACAAAGCATACATCAACTATTCCTGGTTTCGGACCCTCAGCGCCTCGGGGCTGTTCTTCGTCACCAGGCTCAAGACCAACGCCGTGTACAAAGTTCTCAAAAGAAACCCGGTTCGGAAAAGCACTGGCGTCACTTCCGACCATGTGATTGTCGTCTTCAGCCAAGACAAGGAACTGCACCTTCGGCGGGTTGGCTACAGGGATCCAGAAACCGGCAAGTTCTACGAATTCCTGACCAATCACTTAAACCTCTCGGCCAAGACCATCGCCGACATCTACAAGGAACGCTGGCAGATCGAGACATTCTTCCGGCTCATCAAGCAAAATCTTCGCCTCAAATCCTTTGTCGGCACCTCGGAGAACGCCGTTCTAAGCCAGATCTACGTGGCCATGATCGCCTATCTCATGCTGGCTTGGCTTAAGTTCAAGTCCAGCGTTGCCTTCAGCCTCCAGGAGATGTTCCAGTTGCTCCAGGTCAACCTCTTCGATCGGCGAGAAATGGAGGACATCTTCAAACCACCCGACGCCTTCCATGACAACATCAACAACGATTACAGGCTACTGAGCTATGTCGCTTAA
- a CDS encoding recombinase family protein, with translation MLDNSNVAPGKNKTLRCAIYTRKSHEEGLEQEFNSLDAQRESAEHYIEAQRMRGWTALPDRYDDGGFSGGNMERPGLRRLLADIDAGKIDVIVVYKVDRLSRSLLDFMKMIDLFNEKGVSFVSVTQHFSTTDPTGRMFLGILITFAQYEREVIAERIRDKVAAAKRRGKYCGGVPILGYDVDRDNKKLLVNPDEARTVQYIFRRFIQIGSAKKLGQELNEQGYRTKAWTTKKGKVREGSEWNTAHIYRLLNNRIYIGEIAHKDRSYPGEHEGIIDRATWDKVQAILEDNKPVKVSMARTKMVAPLKGVIRCGHCGCAMGPTYARKNGRHYTYYICQKDSKRTVSRCPLKRIPAGDIEQAVIEQLSAVFRTPTLVAKTYFAARDIEQAERERLFKQKAQLEMELSQAREQALELMKPGNDQTGKTEMLTTVNRQAVELSKQLTHVSERCKAYQGNSITEQDVSEAFQNVEGFWEDLFPVERNRLIRLLVDKVEIRETGIDMELRTNGLTTLIAELAGLACEVTERRASR, from the coding sequence ATGCTTGATAACAGCAATGTCGCGCCGGGCAAAAACAAGACCCTGCGCTGCGCCATCTACACCCGCAAGAGCCACGAAGAAGGTCTCGAGCAGGAGTTCAACTCGTTGGATGCGCAACGGGAATCTGCGGAACACTATATCGAAGCCCAGAGGATGCGTGGCTGGACGGCTCTGCCGGATCGCTACGACGATGGTGGATTCTCGGGTGGGAACATGGAGCGCCCGGGGCTGCGCCGACTGCTGGCGGACATCGACGCCGGGAAGATCGATGTGATCGTCGTCTACAAGGTCGACCGGCTGTCCCGCTCGCTGCTGGATTTCATGAAGATGATCGACCTCTTCAACGAGAAGGGTGTCAGCTTCGTCTCGGTCACCCAGCACTTCAGCACCACCGATCCCACCGGCCGGATGTTTCTCGGCATCCTGATCACCTTCGCCCAGTACGAGCGGGAGGTCATCGCCGAGCGTATCCGGGACAAGGTGGCGGCAGCCAAGCGCCGGGGGAAATACTGCGGCGGCGTACCCATCCTCGGATACGACGTCGACAGGGACAACAAGAAGCTGCTGGTCAACCCCGATGAAGCCAGGACAGTGCAGTACATCTTCCGCCGGTTCATCCAGATCGGCTCGGCCAAGAAGCTGGGCCAGGAATTGAACGAACAGGGTTACCGCACCAAGGCCTGGACCACCAAGAAAGGCAAAGTGCGCGAGGGCTCCGAATGGAACACCGCCCACATCTACCGGCTGCTGAACAACCGGATCTATATCGGCGAGATCGCCCACAAGGACCGCAGCTACCCCGGTGAGCACGAAGGGATCATCGACCGGGCGACCTGGGACAAGGTTCAGGCCATCCTGGAGGACAACAAACCGGTCAAGGTTTCCATGGCCAGGACCAAAATGGTCGCCCCGCTGAAAGGCGTCATCCGCTGCGGCCACTGCGGATGCGCGATGGGACCGACCTACGCCCGCAAGAACGGCCGCCACTACACCTATTACATCTGCCAGAAAGACAGCAAGCGGACCGTGAGCCGATGCCCGCTCAAGCGGATTCCCGCCGGGGACATCGAGCAGGCGGTGATCGAGCAGTTGAGCGCGGTGTTCCGCACACCGACGCTGGTGGCCAAGACTTACTTCGCAGCCCGGGACATCGAGCAGGCAGAGCGGGAGCGGTTGTTCAAGCAGAAAGCCCAGCTCGAGATGGAGTTGTCGCAGGCGCGGGAGCAGGCACTCGAATTGATGAAACCTGGCAACGATCAGACGGGCAAGACCGAGATGCTAACGACGGTCAATCGCCAGGCGGTCGAGCTCTCGAAACAACTGACCCATGTGAGCGAGCGCTGCAAAGCCTACCAGGGGAACAGCATCACGGAACAGGACGTTTCGGAGGCCTTCCAGAATGTCGAGGGCTTCTGGGAAGACCTTTTCCCGGTGGAGCGAAACCGGCTCATCCGACTCCTGGTGGATAAGGTCGAGATCCGCGAGACCGGAATCGACATGGAGCTGCGAACCAACGGGCTGACAACGCTCATCGCCGAGCTGGCTGGTCTGGCATGCGAAGTCACCGAACGGAGGGCAAGCCGATGA
- a CDS encoding DUF2924 domain-containing protein: MNELQNAVTGGKNQDRTRNSVLRQMALLQSMSLEQLREKWLDLYGEEPPQYKKQFLIKRLAYRIQELFYGGLSEQAKVHLQQAAKEDPVATVNRRIPEERKSNEAILPGTRLVRVWNDRRYEVIVLADGYEFEGRTFRSLSAVAREITGTRWNGKVFFGLKKVYGRKAEGGSDA, encoded by the coding sequence ATGAATGAGTTACAGAACGCCGTCACGGGCGGCAAGAATCAGGACCGAACCCGAAACTCGGTCCTTCGGCAGATGGCCCTGCTGCAATCCATGTCCCTGGAGCAGCTCCGGGAAAAATGGCTCGACCTCTACGGCGAAGAGCCGCCCCAGTACAAGAAGCAATTCCTCATCAAGCGGCTGGCCTATCGCATCCAGGAGCTTTTCTACGGCGGGCTGTCCGAGCAGGCCAAGGTCCATCTCCAGCAGGCCGCCAAGGAGGACCCGGTAGCCACTGTCAATCGACGCATCCCAGAAGAGCGGAAATCGAACGAGGCGATCCTGCCCGGGACCAGGCTGGTGCGGGTCTGGAACGACCGGCGTTATGAGGTGATCGTCCTTGCCGATGGCTACGAGTTTGAAGGCCGCACCTTCCGGTCGCTCAGCGCGGTGGCCAGGGAGATCACCGGGACCAGGTGGAACGGCAAGGTCTTTTTCGGACTGAAGAAGGTTTACGGCAGAAAAGCCGAGGGAGGTTCGGATGCTTGA
- a CDS encoding LexA family protein — translation MGKKKLSEITDPQARTLRVICQIIDEKGLPPTVKELSEVLGISHASAHEQIAQLVRKGYLKKEARKARSIVVIRRPE, via the coding sequence ATGGGAAAGAAAAAGCTATCGGAAATAACCGACCCGCAGGCCAGGACGCTGAGGGTCATTTGCCAAATCATCGATGAAAAGGGGTTGCCGCCAACGGTGAAAGAATTGTCGGAAGTCCTCGGTATCAGCCACGCGAGCGCCCACGAGCAGATCGCTCAACTGGTTCGGAAAGGCTATCTGAAGAAAGAAGCTCGTAAGGCCCGGAGCATCGTCGTCATCAGGAGGCCCGAATAA